In Venenivibrio stagnispumantis, the genomic stretch AAATGGAGCAAGACAGGTTCATTGCACAATAAATGGTATAGGAGAAAGGGCAGGAAATGCCGCCCTTGAAGAAGTGGTAATGGCAATAAAAGTAAGACATGATTATTTCAAAGAAGTTTATACAGAAATAAACACAAAAGAGATATACAAAACAAGCAGATTACTTTGTAGAATAACAGGAAGTTTTGTCCAGCCAAATAAAGCTATTGTAGGAGATAATGCCTTTGCCCATGAAGCAGGTATACACCAACATGGTATATTAGCCCATAGGGAAACTTATGAGATAATGAGAGCAGAAGATGTTGGAGTTCCGGCATCAAAAATAATACTTGGAAAACATTCCGGAAGACATGCATTTAAAACAAGATTAACAGAGCTTGGATACAATTTACCGGAAGAGAAGATAGATATTTTGTTTGCTAAATTTAAAAAACTTGCAGATAAGAAAAAAGAAGTGTTTGATGAAGATATAGAAGCATTAATATTTGAAGAGATAGCATCGGAAATACCTTCCAAGATAAAATTAAATTATTTCCATGTTTTAAGCGGTGATAATGTTATACCAACAGCAACAGTTAAGATACAAAAAGATGAAGAAGAAATTATATCAACATCCTGTGGAGATGGCCCAATAGATAGTGCAATAAATGCATTGGAAAAAGCATTGAATATAAAAGGTAAATTGATAGATTACTCTATTCGTTCTTTAAGCTCAGGAAAAGATGCAATGGGGGAAGTTAGAGTTATGGTAAGATTTGAAGATACGGATATGATAACTTCCGGTAAAGGAACATCCACAGATATAATAGAAGCAAGCATAAAAGCATATTTAGATGCATATAACAGATATATAGCAAGAAAAACATTGATGGAAAAAAGAGTTATAGAGGGTATTTGATGAAAAAAATAATTTTTATATTGCTGGTAATAGCCATTACCGGTTTTTTTCTTTATAAAGGCACAATAAACCTTGGAAAACCGGAGATAAAATTAGAAAAAGAACCAAAAGCAGTAGGAACAGATTATAGATTATCTTTTTATGTAGAAGATGAAAGACCGGGTTTAAATAATGTATCCGTAAAAATATTACAAAATGGAAAAGAGATAACATTATTAGAAGAAAATTTTAAAGAGCCGGTAAAATCTAAAAAATATATATTACCTATTAATGCCCAAAAACTTGGCTTAGCACAAAATAAAGCAGAAATTATAATAACTGCAAAAGATGACTCTCTACTGCACAACAAAAAAGAATACAGAAAAGAAGTAATTATAGATACAGAACCACCGGTTTTATCCATTTTATATTCTTCTGAAAGTATAATAAACGGTGGGACAGGATTTGTTTTTTATAAAGTTAGCAATGATACAATAAAAACCGGTTTAACTTTGGAAAATTACAATTTTAGATGTTTTTCCGGATTATTTAAAGATAAAAATATATATACCTGTGCATTTCCTTATCCATACTACTTTAATGATAAAAAACCAATTTATGTATATGCAGAAGATGAAGCCGGAAATAAAGCAACTCAATCTGTAAATTATACATTTAAATTTGTAAAATATGCCAATTCTGTAATAAAGATAGATGATAACTTTATAAATAACAAAATAAAACAGCTATCTGACAAAAATATACAAAATCCGATAGAACTTTTTAAATATGTAAATTTAGAAATCAGAAGAAAAAATGAAGAAAAAATCCATAAAATAACTTCTGAATGTAAAAATATATACCCTATGTTTGAAGGAGCTTTTGAACAGCTTAAAAATTCTGCAAAACTTGGTGGATTTGCTGATTATAGAAACTATAAATATAACGGACAGATAATAGAAGGAGCAGATGCTTATCATAAAGGTTTTGATTTTGCTTCTGTAAAAAATGCCCCTGTTTATGCTTCAAATAAAGGAGTTGTTGTATTTACAGGAAATCTTGGAATATATGGAAATAGCGTAATAATAGACCACGGATTATGTATATATTCTCTTTATTCACATTTAAGCGAGATTTCTGTAAAAAATGGAGATAAAGTAGATAAAAACAGCTTAATCGGAAAAACCGGAACAACAGGATTAGCTGTAGGAGACCATTTACATTTTGGTATTTTAGTGCAGGGATTAGAAGTTAATCCGATAGAATGGTTTGATTACCATTGGATAAAAACCAGATTTTTAGAACCAATTGAAAAAATCAATAAAGGAGGTTAAACGGCATGAAATTTTTCATTGATACTGCTGATATTAATGAGATTAAAGAAGCAAACAAATTTGGTATATTAGATGGTGTTACCACAAATCCAACATTAATAGCAAAAACAAAAAGACCTTTTATTGATGTTGTTAAGGAGATATTGGAAGAGATACCGGATAAACCGGTTAGCTTAGAAGTGGCAAGCACAGATGCAGAAGGAATGATAAAAGAAGGTGAAAAGCTTGCATCTTTTGGAAAAAATGTTGTAATCAAAATACCTATGACAATGGAAGGTTTAAAAGCAGTTAGATATTTTGAAAATAAAGGAATTAAAACAAATGTTACCCTTATATTTTCACCGGCTCAGGCATTACTTGCTATGAAAGTAGGAGCAAGTTATATATCTCCATTTGTCGGAAGACTTGATGATATAGCCCATACCGGTATGGATTTAATAAGACAGATAAGAACAATTATAGATAATTATGGATTTGATACTGAGATAATAGTTGCAAGCGTTAGAAATCCAATACATGTTATAGAATCAGCCCTTGCAGGTGCAGATATTGCAACAATCCCTTATAATGTGATAGCACAGCTTTCAAAACATCCTCTCACAGATATAGGGCTTGAAAGATTTTTAAAAGATTGGGAATCTGTCCCTGATAAACCTTTTTAAGATGAAATTTAGAAAAAAAGGAATAAAAAGAGAGCATTCTATAATTGAAGGTTTTGAAGAACTACTTGAAGAGCTTGTAAAAGAAAAGCTTGTTTCTGCCATTATACCGGCAAGGATAAAAACATCTCCGAAGGCAGTCTCAGGCAAACCAAGAATAACCTATCAATATGACACGGAGCAAGGAGCCAAGCTATTACTGAAAAAAGGCTCCACCGTTCAGGAAGTTTTTGTAATAACAGAAAAAAGAGAAGAATTAAAACAATATTTAGAAGAAAGATACCAATGATGGAATTTATAGAAAAAGCAAAAGAAGCAATAAAAAAAGCTGATGTTATACTTATAACAGCCGGTGCCGGAATGAGTGTAGATTCTGGACTGCCGGATTTTAGAGGTAAAGAAGGTTTTTGGAGAGCCTATCCTTATGCTAAGAAACTGGGAGTTTCTTTTGAAGAACTTGCAAATCCAAAATGGTTTATACAAAATCCTGAGATAGCCTGGGCATTTTATGGACATAGATATTTAATGTATAAAAATACTCAGCCCCACGAGGGATATAAACTACTACTTAATTTAGCAAAATCTAAAAAAGGTTATTATGTATATACCTCTAATGTTGATGGACATTTTGAAAAAGCCGGATTTGAAAATATTGTGGAGATACACGGCTCAATAAATCATCTTCAATGTATTTATCCTTGCACAGATGAAATATGGGAAGCAAAAGATTTAGATATAAAAATAGATATGGAAAATTTTAGAGCTTTAACAATACCAAGATGTAAAAATTGTGGTGCAGTGGCAAGACCAAATATTTTGATGTTTGGAGATTTTAGCTGGATACCTGACAGAACAGAATATCAGGAATACAGATTTAATCTTTGGCTTGATAAAGTAGAAAATTTTGGTTATAAAATGGTAATAATAGAAATAGGTGCCGGTAAAGCTATTCCAACAATAAGATGGTTTTCTGAAAATATATCATATAAATATAATGCCACCCTTATAAGAATAAATCCAATAGATTATGAAGTTCCTTCTAAAAAAGATATATCCATTCCTATGAAAGGATTGGAAGCAATTAGATTAGTTACCGGATAATAAAAAAAGGGAGCTTTTCAGCCCCCTTCCTTGAAAATTATTTTAAAGATAATATCCAGTTTGCAAGTTTTTCTGCTTCATCTTTTAAAAAATTAATTCCCATTATTCTTTGATGTTTGTATAAACTAATTTTAATATTACAAACTTGTAATCAAAATTTAAGCTTTTTGTAATTTTCAGGCATTATTATATAAATAACTAAAATTAATTTAGGAGGTATCAAAGATGAAAAAGTTAGTGTTAGCGACATTGTCAGTAGCAGTATTGTCCGGTTTATCTATGGCAGACCCACAAAATCCGATGGCACAAGGGAATAATCCGATGGCACAACAAAATCAACAATTAAAACAAGAAAAACTTCAAGAAGTAAAACAAAAGATATTATCTCGTATTCAAGAAAGAGAGCAACTTTTACAACAAAGAATGCAATTTTTAGAGCAGAAAAAAACTTGCATACAAAATGCTCAGTCTTTCCAAGATATAAAAAATTGCGATATGCAATTTAAAGAAGAAGTTAAATCTCTAAAAACACAACAAAAAACCCAAAAATAATTTTATATAGGAGGTATTAGATATGAAAAAATTAGTATTAGCAACTCTCTCTGTAGCAGTATTAGGACTTGGATTTGCTTCTATTGCAGAAGAAGCACAACCACAAGCAAATCAAAACCAATCTCAAGCAACGACTTCTGCTCCTGCTAAACAAGAGAAAAAAGCTCCGGCTAAAAAAGTTCACAAACACAAAAAACACGAGAAAACCATGAAGAAAGCAGAGAAAAAAGAAGAAAAAGCTCAAAATCAAGAACAAAAGCAATAACTTCAATAACCGGTAAGGCTTGCCCTTACCGACTTTTAATCTTCCATTTTAATCTTTTAATTTATGACTCTTTTTCCATAATCAATTTTTGAATTTAGAATTTATTAATTAATTTAATAGTAGAATTATTTAATAATTATTAAAGATTTCAACTACCTTTTATTTCTCTACTTTTCTTATTAAGATAATTAAGCATAGTATTTTTGCCACCAATTATAGTTATATTAAAATTTCTATTATATTTGACTATCTCTTCTGCATTTGGAAGCCAAATAATAACTCTACCTGAGTTGTTTCGTTGTCTATTATAACTTCTAACATTATTAGAGGAGAATATTCTTTCATCAATCTTTCTATAAGCTTTTACATCTATTGCAATATCCAAATCTTTTATGTAAATATCTATATCTCCTCCGCTATCTAATTCTTTTCTAAATTCTATATCAAAATTTGTATTATTTTTCAAAAATTCATAAGCTTCTTTTTCTACGATTAAACCATGCCCTCTTTTGTCCATATTATCAATAAAAGCCTTTGCTCCTATTAACATAGTACCGAAAAATACTAAACCGATGATTAAATTTACTTTTGATAAATAATAACCACCAACGCCACCGATTATAAGAAATAAGAAAGTATATCCGGTATTCCTAAGAATAACTTTTTTTATGAACCAAGATGGAGCAGCCATTTTAAATCCTCCTTTCTAATTATTATAATATTTTTTCACATAATCCACTGCATCTTTTTTTGAGGAGATTTTTCCATCTAAATAAAGTTTAAAAATTTCAGATAAGATTTTTTTATAGATAGGAGATGGTTTTATGCCTATATTTTTTAAATCTTCTCCGGAAATTATATTTTTAAACTCTTTTTCTTTTTTCAATATTTCTATGCTTTTTTCAAAAAAATTAAAATAAATTGCAGAAAATGGTAAAATCTCAACCGGTATTGTTTTTAAAAATTTGAAAAACTCAATATTTTTTTCCGGTAAATTTTTAAATTTATCAATAAAATCAAAAATATATTTAAAATGTTTTATACTTTTATCAAAATGATATTTTTTCAAAACAAAATAAGAAACATCAAAAGGAAGGTGATACATTAAAGCCATCAGATAATTACTGTTTTTTTCAATTTTTAAATCAAATAAAACCTTATAAATATTTATAGCTTCTGATATTTTTGCAATAATAACTTCCCTCTCTAAATTGATAAAGCAGTTTGGAAATATCTGTCTTAAAACTTTATACTCATCCATCAGATTTAAAATATACAGAACATTTTCTTCATCAAAAGTTAGATTTAGCTCTAAATTTATTCTGCCTGTTGGTGCTTTTTGTAATAATTTTTCTTCAACAGCAAGCTTTAATAATTTTTCTGTGTTTTTTTCTAATTTATATCCAAATCTACCGGCAAATCTTAAAGCTCTTAATATCCTGATTGGGTCTTCTATAAAGCTTGTTTGGTGTAATACTTTTATTCTTTTTTCTTTTATATCTTTCAATCCATCAAAAAAATCTATCAAAGTTCCAAATCTATCTTCTGTTATCTCTATTGCTAATGTATTTATTGTAAAATCTCTTCTGTATAAATCTTCAAATATAGTTGCTTTTTCAACTTTTGGATAAGCTCCTGGATATTCGTAGCTTTCTTTTCTTGCAGTAGCAAAATCAAATTTAATTCCATTTTCAAGTTTTAATGTAGCAGTCATAAATTCTTTAAAGAAATAAACGGATATTTTTCTATTTTTTACATAATCTTTTATAATTTTTTCTATATCTCCTTCAACGATAATATCTATATCTAAGCTTTTTTTAGATAATATAAAATCCCTTACAATGCCACCTACTAAATAAACCCTATAGCCATTTTCTTTTGCTATTTTTCCGATAATTTTTAGCTCTTTATATATATCTTCCGGTAGAAAATGTTTTAATCTATCTTTTACATTTTTTTCTTTTGGTTTTTCCTTTTTTGCTAAAAATATTTTTTCTTTATCTAAGATAGGCTTATACAATGCTTTTAATATATCTTTTTTTGATACAATACCTACCGGTTTTTGTTTTTCCAATACAGGAAATATATCCTGCTCGTATTTTGATATTTCTTTTTCAGCTTCCCACAAAGATATATTGGCATTTAGCACTATAAGATTATCATCAAATTTATTATTTATAACTATTCCTTCATACTTTCCTTCTTGATTTATTAATATTTTTATACCATCAGAATGCTTTAAGGATGTGGTAATTTCTACCGGAATAGCTATATCTTTTAATTTTTTTGTGTCTGATAGATATTTTTTTAGTAAAAATTCTAAATAATCCTGCAGTTGATTTAAGGAAAATGTTTTTATTGTAGCACTTGCGGCACTCCAATGACCACCACCACCGAAAATAGATAAAATCTGGCTTAAATCAATCTCTTTATTGCCTGACCTTCCAATGATTGTTATTTTATTTTTCGTTTGAAGGAGAATAAATACTGCATCTACATTATTAAACTCTTCAATTAGATTTATTGCAGAAGATATATCCGGAATATATTCCGAAATATATGCAGATGCTATTAAAATGGTTTTATTATCTAAATAAAGATTGTAGCTATTTTTTAATAATTTTTCAAAAACTTGGATTTTATCAGAATTTAATCTATTTGTTAATATATCAGATATAATTTTTAAATTAGCTCCTTTTTCAAGTAGGTAAGAAGCCATTTTTAAATCTTGCGAAGTTGTTAGATTATAACAAAATTTACCTGTATCTTCATATATTCCAAGTGCTAAGATTGTTGCATCAATATTATCTATATATACTTTTTTTCTTTTTAATTTTTCAACAATGATAGTGGTAGCAGAACCATAATTTTTAATATGATATTTTATATCTTTTTTGTATTCATCTATCGGATGATGGTCGTATATCTCTATTTTTTTATAGATTTTGCTATTTAAATTATCTACATAATGGCTATCTACAAGATAAATTTTTTCTGCATTTTTATCAAAGTGTCCGATTTTATTTTTAAATCTATCAGAAAAAATATTTAAAGTTAGCCTAACGGTTTCTGAATAAGCATTTGGTAAGACAATTTTTGCATTATATAATAAAGATAATCCATAAGCAGAAGATAAAGCATCTAAATCTGCACCTTCTTGTAATAAAACAAGTTGCAATTTTTTAACCTCTGGTATATAATATTATTCTTGATTAGCCCAGGTGGCGAAACTGGCAGACGCGCTATCTTGAGGGGGTAGTGCCCGAGAGGGCGTGTGGGTTCGAGTCCCACCCTGGGCATTTTTATTCTCCGGCAACAACCATCTCTTCAACAATCACAGAAGGGGAACCTACATTCCCATAAAACTCTAAATCATTACCTACATAAGATATTTTATTTAACAGGTTTATAAAATTATCTGCAATTGTCATACCTGAAACAGCCTGAACCTTTTCTCCTTTGCTAAATAAAATCCCTGATATACCAAGAGAAAATTCACCGGATATTGGGTCAGCAGTATGTAATCCCATCATATCTATAACATATAAAATCTCATCATAATTTTTCATCATTTCTTTTATATCTGTATCTGTTGGCTCTAAATAAAAATTAGTTATTCCAACAGAAGGAAGAGATTTAACACCATTTCTTACCGCATTTCCGGTTGATTTTGTATTTAATTTTTTTGCAGTATATAAATTATGTAAAAAGCCTTTAAAAATACCATTTTGTATAAGAACTGTTTTGCCTTTTGGAATACCTTCCGCATCGTAAGAAGAAGTTGCCAATCCTTTTGGTAATCTACCATTATCTATTATATTAACAACATCAGATGCAACGATTGTATTTTCTTTATTTGCAAAGAGAGTTTTTCCTTTTATTAAAGCATCTGCTGTAAAGGCAGAGGAAAATGTATCAAGTAGCTCAGCAAAAGCAAAAGGTGGAAAATATACTGCTATTTTTCTTGTAGTTAAAGGTTTTGCATTTAATAAAGAAACTGCATGATAAACAGCATCTTTTGCCAATTTATTTAAATCTAAATCTTGTAAAAATCTTGTGGCTTTGTATTGCCATACAATTTGAGAATCTCCATTTTCTTCTGCAACAGCCGAAACCATAGCAGTATATATCGTTCCTTTCTCTTTTATCTCTACATTATTTGAATTTATTAAATATGTTTCATATATATTTTCTATAAATGTTGAACTTCTAACTTTTTTAATTCTATCATCAAGGGATTTTGTTATTCTTTCAAGCTCTATTGCATTTATTGCTTTATCTAAGGGTGGTAAAGATGCTGTAAATGTATCAAAATATTCTATTTTTTCTGTTTCTTGTAGCTTGTCTATTATTATATTTCCATCATCAGGTGATGTTATTTTTGACAGTTCTTTTGCTTTATTTATCGTATCTTTTATAGCTTCTTCTGTAAAAGAGCTACTATAAGCAAAACCTTGAGCTTTATTGTTTAATACTCTTATGGAGAATTCTATATCATCTGAGGTTGTGATAGATTCAAGCTGAAAATCGTTTGATTCTGCTTTTAATTTTGATACTTTTTGATAATAAATTTCCCAATCATATCCTTTTAATTGGGTTTTTGCTATATCTATTATTTTTTCAATCATTGATGACTCCTTTAAATTTTTCCAATAAAAATGGTGGAATTGATACTATCTTTCTTGTTTTTCTATCTATACAGCAATGGGAGGTTTTTCCGGTAGCTACTAAAATATCTTCTTTAAAAATCTGATAAAAAAAGCTAAATTTAAATCTATTAAACTCTTCAATGTTAAATAATATATAAAATTTATCTTGAAAATAAAGGGGCTGGTGATACTCTACCTCTAATTTTAGTAAAACTACATCTATATTGATTTCTTCCCTTAGTTTTGGATAAGGATAACCTATATATTCAAGAAAAAAACCACGGACTTCCTCAAAATAACGGGGATAGTTTGAATGATGAACTATCCCCTGTGCATCTGTTTCATAAAAATTAACTTTTCTATCGTATCTTAATTTAATCATTACTCCTCAGCATTTTCAAGTAGCTCAATAACCCTTTTGGCCCCTTCTATAAATCCAAGGGTTTCTTCATCAAACTGTACAATATATCCTTTAACTTCTTCATCTGATTGACCTTCTAATACTTCCTTTGATGCAACCACTATTGCCAATTCTCCACTATCTAAAAGTTCATCCCAAGATTCTCCATAAGGGAAAGGAATAAATATTTCCACTTCTCCTTTGTAGATTGATAATAATAGATAAAATTCTTCCTCTTCTTCATCAAAATCTACATCAACATCTACCATAAATGGCGTATCTTCCCTTTCAAGTTCTTGTAAGAGATAATCATCCTCTTCAAAAACAGCTACTATTTTGTTATCTTCTGAAACTACAACATCATAGGGCATGTAAATTTCTTCCATTTTCATCTCCTTTTTAGATTAAATTTTTTGCTTCTTGTAATAATTTTTCTGTTAATTCTTTTGAAGGTGTTTCTACATATATTCTTAATACTGGCTCTGTGCCGGAAGCTCTAAATAATATCCAGCTGTCATCTTCAAAAATAAATTTAACGCCATCTGTTAAATCTATTTCTCTAATCTTTAATCCGGCAAATTTTTCAGGTTTTTCTTCTTTTAATCTTTTTATTAGCTCTGTTCCTTGATTAGATTGTAATTTTAAATCTTCCCTGAGATAATAAGCTGTTCCAAACTCTTTAAATAGATTTTTTATAATTTCTGTCAAAGGTTTATCATATAAATTTATCATTTCTAATATCAAAAGTCCGGATAATAATCCATCTCTTTCCGGAATATGAAATCCAAATCCATATCCACC encodes the following:
- a CDS encoding 2-isopropylmalate synthase; translation: MEREKLIIFDTTLRDGEQAPGFSMTVEEKVKMAQQLERLNVDVIEAGFAAASEGDFEAVRKVAENIKTSIVCSLARALNSDIEKAGEALAPAERRRIHTFIATSPIHMQYKLKMKPEEVLERAVQAVKYALNFTDDVEFSAEDAFRSEREFLYRVFEAVINAGAKTINVPDTVGYATPEEFGKLIADIKNNVPNIDKAVISVHCHNDLGLAVANSLSAVKNGARQVHCTINGIGERAGNAALEEVVMAIKVRHDYFKEVYTEINTKEIYKTSRLLCRITGSFVQPNKAIVGDNAFAHEAGIHQHGILAHRETYEIMRAEDVGVPASKIILGKHSGRHAFKTRLTELGYNLPEEKIDILFAKFKKLADKKKEVFDEDIEALIFEEIASEIPSKIKLNYFHVLSGDNVIPTATVKIQKDEEEIISTSCGDGPIDSAINALEKALNIKGKLIDYSIRSLSSGKDAMGEVRVMVRFEDTDMITSGKGTSTDIIEASIKAYLDAYNRYIARKTLMEKRVIEGI
- a CDS encoding M23 family metallopeptidase; the encoded protein is MKKIIFILLVIAITGFFLYKGTINLGKPEIKLEKEPKAVGTDYRLSFYVEDERPGLNNVSVKILQNGKEITLLEENFKEPVKSKKYILPINAQKLGLAQNKAEIIITAKDDSLLHNKKEYRKEVIIDTEPPVLSILYSSESIINGGTGFVFYKVSNDTIKTGLTLENYNFRCFSGLFKDKNIYTCAFPYPYYFNDKKPIYVYAEDEAGNKATQSVNYTFKFVKYANSVIKIDDNFINNKIKQLSDKNIQNPIELFKYVNLEIRRKNEEKIHKITSECKNIYPMFEGAFEQLKNSAKLGGFADYRNYKYNGQIIEGADAYHKGFDFASVKNAPVYASNKGVVVFTGNLGIYGNSVIIDHGLCIYSLYSHLSEISVKNGDKVDKNSLIGKTGTTGLAVGDHLHFGILVQGLEVNPIEWFDYHWIKTRFLEPIEKINKGG
- the fsa gene encoding fructose-6-phosphate aldolase, with the translated sequence MKFFIDTADINEIKEANKFGILDGVTTNPTLIAKTKRPFIDVVKEILEEIPDKPVSLEVASTDAEGMIKEGEKLASFGKNVVIKIPMTMEGLKAVRYFENKGIKTNVTLIFSPAQALLAMKVGASYISPFVGRLDDIAHTGMDLIRQIRTIIDNYGFDTEIIVASVRNPIHVIESALAGADIATIPYNVIAQLSKHPLTDIGLERFLKDWESVPDKPF
- a CDS encoding DUF2103 domain-containing protein codes for the protein MKFRKKGIKREHSIIEGFEELLEELVKEKLVSAIIPARIKTSPKAVSGKPRITYQYDTEQGAKLLLKKGSTVQEVFVITEKREELKQYLEERYQ
- a CDS encoding SIR2 family NAD-dependent protein deacylase, producing MEFIEKAKEAIKKADVILITAGAGMSVDSGLPDFRGKEGFWRAYPYAKKLGVSFEELANPKWFIQNPEIAWAFYGHRYLMYKNTQPHEGYKLLLNLAKSKKGYYVYTSNVDGHFEKAGFENIVEIHGSINHLQCIYPCTDEIWEAKDLDIKIDMENFRALTIPRCKNCGAVARPNILMFGDFSWIPDRTEYQEYRFNLWLDKVENFGYKMVIIEIGAGKAIPTIRWFSENISYKYNATLIRINPIDYEVPSKKDISIPMKGLEAIRLVTG
- a CDS encoding DHHA1 domain-containing protein, producing the protein MQLVLLQEGADLDALSSAYGLSLLYNAKIVLPNAYSETVRLTLNIFSDRFKNKIGHFDKNAEKIYLVDSHYVDNLNSKIYKKIEIYDHHPIDEYKKDIKYHIKNYGSATTIIVEKLKRKKVYIDNIDATILALGIYEDTGKFCYNLTTSQDLKMASYLLEKGANLKIISDILTNRLNSDKIQVFEKLLKNSYNLYLDNKTILIASAYISEYIPDISSAINLIEEFNNVDAVFILLQTKNKITIIGRSGNKEIDLSQILSIFGGGGHWSAASATIKTFSLNQLQDYLEFLLKKYLSDTKKLKDIAIPVEITTSLKHSDGIKILINQEGKYEGIVINNKFDDNLIVLNANISLWEAEKEISKYEQDIFPVLEKQKPVGIVSKKDILKALYKPILDKEKIFLAKKEKPKEKNVKDRLKHFLPEDIYKELKIIGKIAKENGYRVYLVGGIVRDFILSKKSLDIDIIVEGDIEKIIKDYVKNRKISVYFFKEFMTATLKLENGIKFDFATARKESYEYPGAYPKVEKATIFEDLYRRDFTINTLAIEITEDRFGTLIDFFDGLKDIKEKRIKVLHQTSFIEDPIRILRALRFAGRFGYKLEKNTEKLLKLAVEEKLLQKAPTGRINLELNLTFDEENVLYILNLMDEYKVLRQIFPNCFINLEREVIIAKISEAINIYKVLFDLKIEKNSNYLMALMYHLPFDVSYFVLKKYHFDKSIKHFKYIFDFIDKFKNLPEKNIEFFKFLKTIPVEILPFSAIYFNFFEKSIEILKKEKEFKNIISGEDLKNIGIKPSPIYKKILSEIFKLYLDGKISSKKDAVDYVKKYYNN
- a CDS encoding TldD/PmbA family protein, with translation MIEKIIDIAKTQLKGYDWEIYYQKVSKLKAESNDFQLESITTSDDIEFSIRVLNNKAQGFAYSSSFTEEAIKDTINKAKELSKITSPDDGNIIIDKLQETEKIEYFDTFTASLPPLDKAINAIELERITKSLDDRIKKVRSSTFIENIYETYLINSNNVEIKEKGTIYTAMVSAVAEENGDSQIVWQYKATRFLQDLDLNKLAKDAVYHAVSLLNAKPLTTRKIAVYFPPFAFAELLDTFSSAFTADALIKGKTLFANKENTIVASDVVNIIDNGRLPKGLATSSYDAEGIPKGKTVLIQNGIFKGFLHNLYTAKKLNTKSTGNAVRNGVKSLPSVGITNFYLEPTDTDIKEMMKNYDEILYVIDMMGLHTADPISGEFSLGISGILFSKGEKVQAVSGMTIADNFINLLNKISYVGNDLEFYGNVGSPSVIVEEMVVAGE
- a CDS encoding acyl-CoA thioesterase, with protein sequence MIKLRYDRKVNFYETDAQGIVHHSNYPRYFEEVRGFFLEYIGYPYPKLREEINIDVVLLKLEVEYHQPLYFQDKFYILFNIEEFNRFKFSFFYQIFKEDILVATGKTSHCCIDRKTRKIVSIPPFLLEKFKGVIND